The proteins below come from a single Caenibius sp. WL genomic window:
- the prsR gene encoding PEP-CTERM-box response regulator transcription factor encodes MADERPKLLIVEDDAGLQAQLKWAYDDFDVVIAGDRASAIAALRAEEPPVVTLDLGLPPDPDGTSEGFAVLEEIMALKPDTKVIVASGHGARESALMAIERGAYDFYQKPIDIEELGLIVRRALNLHTIEAENRRLLTQVGESATVLGSLITAAPEMVRVARTIERVANANVSVMLLGASGTGKELLAKGLHEASRRKAGPFVAINCAAIPETLLESELFGHEKGAFTGAVKTTEGKIEQAQGGTLFLDEVGDIPLPLQVKLLRFLQERTIERIGGRKQIEVDTRIVCATHQNLEAMIADGRFREDLFYRLAEIVVKIPPLAERSGDAVLLAKAFLKRFARDMNPQLAGFSADALAAIDAWPWPGNVRELENRVKRAAIMADGKLVCAADLDLEAGAEADSLPLNLKSAREQADRKVIRQALARSEGNISSTARMLGISRPTLYDLLKQYDLQV; translated from the coding sequence ATGGCTGACGAAAGACCCAAACTGCTGATTGTCGAAGATGACGCAGGCCTGCAAGCGCAGCTCAAATGGGCCTATGACGATTTTGACGTGGTGATCGCCGGAGACCGCGCATCGGCCATCGCCGCGTTGCGCGCTGAAGAACCGCCGGTGGTTACGCTCGACCTCGGTCTTCCGCCCGATCCCGACGGGACGAGTGAGGGGTTTGCCGTTCTCGAAGAGATCATGGCGCTCAAGCCGGACACCAAAGTGATCGTCGCCAGCGGCCACGGCGCGCGTGAGAGCGCGCTGATGGCGATCGAACGCGGGGCTTACGATTTCTACCAGAAGCCCATCGATATCGAGGAACTGGGTTTGATCGTCCGCCGCGCGCTCAATCTCCACACGATCGAAGCGGAAAATCGCCGATTGCTGACCCAGGTTGGCGAAAGCGCCACGGTGCTTGGCAGTCTGATTACGGCTGCCCCGGAAATGGTACGGGTCGCGCGGACGATCGAACGGGTGGCGAACGCCAATGTGTCGGTCATGCTGTTGGGTGCGAGCGGCACGGGCAAGGAACTGCTGGCCAAGGGACTGCACGAGGCAAGTCGACGCAAGGCAGGCCCGTTCGTGGCTATCAATTGCGCGGCGATTCCGGAAACTCTGCTCGAAAGCGAATTGTTCGGTCATGAAAAGGGGGCGTTCACCGGCGCGGTGAAAACCACCGAAGGCAAGATCGAACAGGCGCAGGGTGGCACGCTGTTCCTCGACGAAGTGGGTGATATTCCGCTGCCGTTGCAGGTCAAACTGCTGCGATTTCTGCAGGAGCGGACAATCGAACGGATCGGCGGACGCAAGCAGATTGAAGTCGACACACGGATTGTCTGCGCCACACACCAGAATCTCGAAGCGATGATCGCGGATGGGCGCTTTCGCGAGGACTTGTTCTATCGCCTTGCCGAAATTGTAGTGAAAATCCCCCCTCTGGCGGAGCGTTCCGGCGATGCGGTACTGCTCGCCAAGGCGTTTCTCAAGCGGTTCGCGCGCGATATGAACCCGCAGCTAGCCGGCTTCAGTGCCGATGCGCTGGCGGCCATTGATGCCTGGCCATGGCCCGGCAATGTGCGCGAACTGGAAAACAGGGTCAAACGCGCGGCGATCATGGCCGATGGCAAGCTGGTCTGTGCGGCCGATCTCGATCTTGAAGCCGGTGCGGAGGCTGACAGCCTTCCGCTCAATCTCAAGAGTGCACGCGAACAGGCTGACCGGAAGGTGATCCGTCAAGCACTGGCCCGTAGCGAAGGCAATATTTCCAGCACTGCCAGAATGTTGGGAATCAGCCGGCCGACTCTGTACGATCTGCTCAAGCAATATGATCTTCAGGTCTGA
- the prsK gene encoding XrtA/PEP-CTERM system histidine kinase PrsK, producing the protein MSGYALWEIFGYWSHLGSAIVCAFLAVWVCRGDKPNAACRAACLALAVTAVWALITAVYTPLSLWARIAESLRNLGWMFLIYRLFESDGRHRTIRPVRPVLMVLALLEVAQPVLLAASGYLISVAGKPIFAFETTVVLHLLVVIGALLLTHNLYAGSSTSSQPDLRWPAAAIAAMWVVELNYYTVTYLANGVQVELAAIRGVALAIAAIPLAVGMSRATHDLRFMPSRDVTFQTLSLVVIGLYFLTMVVIARSLTWIGGDLAKLTQVAFLFIASVVALLWLPSQRLRRWLKVKTLKHLFQHRYDYRAEWLRLTGTISRTTSEISPLHERVVRALADITDSPGGLLLIPDSHGGMTLAARWKWQGGDVPAIAVDARCAGFFASTSFICNLDDIREGIDLRGEAEVMPEWLLKDPEAWGIIPLQHFERLTGLVILSRPPHVRKLDWEDFDLLRVVGQQLASYMAEYAGQEALNEASRFDEFNRRIAFVMHDIKNLASQLSLLARNAERHIEKPEFRTDMLTTLRNSADKLNTLLVRLGRYGSHGSDKLEPVALDACVARVAAQYEQTYPVLLGESAPCMVMAQREGLEQALVHLVQNAIDASRDRAPVSLHVRNEAGHGMVEIADMGEGMSAEFIRSGLFKPFVSSRQGGFGIGAFEARELIVMMRGRLDVESREGAGTRFFIRLPKADTDNSIETGEPGKTEVA; encoded by the coding sequence ATGTCCGGCTATGCGCTCTGGGAAATTTTCGGATACTGGAGCCATCTGGGCAGTGCGATCGTTTGCGCGTTCCTTGCCGTCTGGGTCTGCCGGGGGGACAAGCCGAATGCGGCCTGTCGTGCTGCCTGCCTGGCACTGGCGGTTACCGCGGTCTGGGCTCTCATCACTGCCGTTTATACGCCCTTGTCCTTGTGGGCTCGGATTGCGGAAAGTTTGCGCAACCTGGGGTGGATGTTTCTGATTTATCGCTTGTTTGAAAGCGACGGACGGCATCGGACGATCCGACCGGTGCGTCCGGTGCTGATGGTTCTTGCTCTGCTGGAAGTGGCGCAACCGGTGCTTCTCGCGGCGTCGGGTTATCTGATCAGCGTGGCGGGCAAGCCGATTTTCGCGTTTGAAACAACAGTGGTGCTGCATCTTCTCGTGGTGATCGGGGCCTTGCTGCTGACACATAACCTCTATGCGGGATCGTCCACATCCAGCCAGCCAGACCTGCGCTGGCCCGCGGCGGCAATCGCCGCCATGTGGGTGGTGGAACTTAACTACTATACTGTCACCTATCTGGCGAACGGGGTGCAGGTGGAACTGGCGGCCATACGCGGGGTGGCACTGGCCATCGCCGCCATTCCGCTGGCTGTTGGCATGAGCCGGGCCACACATGACCTTCGTTTCATGCCGTCTCGGGATGTGACGTTCCAGACGCTTTCGCTCGTGGTGATCGGGCTCTATTTCCTGACCATGGTGGTGATCGCGCGGTCATTGACCTGGATTGGCGGCGATCTCGCGAAACTGACGCAAGTGGCTTTCCTCTTTATTGCCAGCGTGGTGGCGTTGCTGTGGCTGCCATCGCAACGGCTGCGCCGATGGCTGAAAGTCAAAACGCTCAAGCATCTGTTTCAGCATCGCTACGATTATCGTGCGGAATGGCTGCGACTGACCGGAACGATCAGCCGCACCACCTCTGAAATATCCCCCTTGCATGAACGCGTGGTGCGCGCGTTGGCCGATATCACCGACAGTCCGGGGGGGCTGCTGTTGATACCCGACAGCCATGGGGGGATGACGCTGGCTGCGCGTTGGAAATGGCAGGGAGGCGACGTTCCGGCCATTGCGGTGGATGCCCGGTGCGCCGGGTTCTTTGCCAGCACTAGCTTTATCTGCAATCTCGACGATATTCGCGAAGGCATCGACCTGCGCGGCGAAGCCGAGGTCATGCCCGAATGGCTGCTCAAAGATCCGGAAGCTTGGGGGATTATCCCCTTGCAACATTTCGAGCGGCTGACCGGTCTTGTGATCCTTTCCCGCCCGCCGCATGTTCGCAAGCTGGATTGGGAAGATTTCGATCTGCTGCGCGTGGTGGGGCAGCAGTTGGCCAGCTATATGGCCGAGTATGCCGGGCAAGAAGCGTTGAATGAGGCCAGCCGCTTCGATGAGTTCAACCGCCGCATCGCCTTTGTCATGCATGACATCAAGAATCTGGCGAGCCAGCTTTCGCTTCTGGCCCGCAATGCCGAGCGGCATATCGAGAAGCCCGAATTTCGCACCGATATGCTGACCACTTTGCGCAACAGCGCAGACAAGCTCAACACGCTCCTAGTGCGCCTTGGCAGGTATGGATCGCACGGTAGCGACAAGCTGGAACCGGTGGCGCTCGATGCATGCGTGGCGCGTGTGGCGGCGCAGTATGAGCAGACTTATCCCGTGCTGCTGGGCGAAAGCGCGCCCTGCATGGTGATGGCCCAACGTGAAGGGCTGGAGCAGGCATTGGTCCATCTGGTGCAAAACGCCATCGATGCCAGCCGCGATCGGGCACCTGTCTCTCTGCATGTTCGCAACGAAGCGGGTCATGGCATGGTCGAAATCGCCGATATGGGGGAAGGGATGAGTGCTGAATTCATCCGTTCGGGCTTGTTCAAGCCGTTCGTATCCTCACGTCAGGGCGGGTTCGGGATCGGCGCGTTCGAGGCCCGTGAACTGATCGTCATGATGCGCGGCCGTCTGGATGTGGAATCGCGGGAAGGGGCGGGCACGCGTTTCTTTATCCGGTTGCCGAAAGCGGACACGGACAATTCGATCGAAACAGGGGAACCCGGCAAGACTGAGGTCGCATGA
- a CDS encoding TIGR03013 family XrtA/PEP-CTERM system glycosyltransferase — protein MIRLFKHYIPHAVLLLGLIDLVLLYVAGEAAWHVRAHQLAIDVAPPSERIASLGVFVGTLLLAMISVGVYGSDALRSTRFALARILVAVSLGVIALTFIDFVARGLDFWRSTLIYTMFIAIALLLVNRLIVGGLLGTGAFRRRVLVLGAGRRALRLRDLAERPNSGFVIVGYVAMSTADPVIKEAIARSAINDLNNFVQNLGPSEVVLALEERRNALPLKDLLRIKTAGVHVNDFSSFLERETGRVDLDTLNPSWLIFSDGFSSARMVSSIAKRAFDIAASGVLLLLTFPIILLFALLVKIDSRGPAFFRQTRVGLYGEPFELIKLRSMRTDAEKDGAKWAQKDDPRVTRIGRLIRKVRIDELPQAWSVLKGEMSFVGPRPERPHFVTDLEGQLPYYAERHMVKPGITGWAQINYPYGASIEDARHKLEYDLYYAKNYTPFLDLLILLQTLRVILWNEGAR, from the coding sequence ATGATCCGCCTGTTCAAACATTATATCCCGCATGCGGTGTTGTTGCTTGGTCTGATCGACCTTGTACTGCTTTACGTTGCCGGTGAAGCTGCCTGGCATGTGCGCGCCCATCAGCTGGCGATAGATGTCGCTCCGCCCTCCGAACGGATCGCTTCGCTCGGCGTGTTCGTCGGTACTCTGCTGCTGGCGATGATTTCGGTTGGCGTTTACGGCTCCGACGCATTGCGTTCGACCCGCTTCGCTCTGGCGCGCATCCTGGTCGCAGTCAGCCTCGGGGTCATTGCGCTTACGTTTATCGATTTTGTCGCGCGCGGGCTGGATTTCTGGCGTTCCACGCTGATTTACACGATGTTCATTGCTATCGCGCTTCTGCTGGTCAACCGGCTAATCGTCGGCGGTTTGCTGGGCACGGGCGCTTTTCGCCGCCGCGTTCTGGTGCTGGGCGCGGGGCGGCGCGCCTTGCGTTTGCGCGACCTTGCCGAACGGCCCAACAGCGGTTTCGTCATCGTCGGTTATGTCGCCATGAGCACCGCCGATCCCGTTATCAAGGAGGCGATTGCCCGCAGCGCGATCAACGATCTCAATAATTTCGTGCAGAATCTCGGTCCGAGCGAAGTGGTCCTGGCGCTGGAGGAACGGCGCAATGCCCTGCCGCTTAAGGATCTCCTGCGGATCAAGACGGCCGGTGTCCATGTGAACGATTTCTCCAGTTTTCTGGAGCGGGAGACCGGGCGCGTCGATCTCGATACGCTCAATCCGAGCTGGCTGATCTTCTCCGACGGTTTCTCGTCCGCGCGCATGGTTTCCAGTATCGCCAAGCGGGCTTTCGACATTGCGGCAAGCGGTGTGCTGCTGCTGCTGACATTTCCGATCATCCTCCTGTTCGCTTTGCTGGTGAAAATCGACAGCCGCGGTCCTGCCTTTTTCCGGCAGACCAGAGTCGGCCTTTACGGAGAACCTTTCGAATTGATCAAATTGCGTTCGATGCGCACCGACGCTGAGAAGGACGGTGCGAAATGGGCGCAGAAGGACGATCCCCGCGTGACCCGGATAGGACGCCTCATTCGCAAGGTGCGGATCGATGAATTGCCTCAGGCATGGAGCGTTCTGAAAGGCGAGATGAGCTTTGTCGGGCCGCGTCCGGAACGGCCGCATTTCGTCACCGATCTGGAAGGGCAGCTTCCCTATTATGCCGAGCGCCACATGGTGAAGCCCGGCATCACCGGATGGGCGCAGATCAATTATCCTTACGGCGCATCGATCGAGGACGCCCGACACAAGCTGGAATACGATCTCTATTATGCGAAGAACTATACCCCTTTTCTTGATCTGCTGATCCTGCTGCAGACTTTGCGCGTCATTCTGTGGAATGAAGGCGCTCGCTGA
- a CDS encoding inositol monophosphatase family protein: protein MERAARKAGARLRRDFGEVEQLQVSRKGPADFVSKADRAAERTLYDELLSARPDWGFLLEEAGEIEGDPTKPRWVIDPLDGTSNFLHGIPHFAISVAAQEPRLDGKGWGDVIAGVIYQPITDETFWAEKTRGAWLHDGRLRVSSRRHLDEALIATGIPFAGAGDPNEWAKIYGAIGPKVAGIRRFGAASLDLAWVAAGRYDGFWESNLQPWDTAAGCLLIREAGGFVSDWRGRSDPICAAQVLAGNDALHSRLHKLVAGALKS, encoded by the coding sequence ATGGAGCGCGCTGCCCGCAAGGCGGGCGCGCGTCTTCGTCGTGATTTCGGTGAAGTCGAACAGTTGCAGGTGAGCCGGAAGGGGCCTGCCGATTTCGTGTCGAAAGCGGATCGCGCGGCCGAGCGTACGCTGTACGACGAATTGCTATCGGCGCGTCCCGACTGGGGCTTCCTGCTGGAGGAAGCCGGAGAGATCGAAGGCGATCCGACCAAGCCGCGCTGGGTCATCGATCCGCTCGACGGGACAAGCAATTTCCTCCACGGCATTCCCCATTTCGCGATTTCAGTCGCGGCGCAGGAGCCGAGGCTCGACGGCAAGGGGTGGGGCGATGTTATCGCTGGCGTGATTTACCAGCCGATTACGGACGAGACGTTCTGGGCGGAGAAAACGCGTGGCGCATGGCTGCACGATGGCCGTCTGCGGGTGTCTTCGCGCCGCCATCTCGATGAAGCGCTGATCGCGACCGGTATCCCCTTCGCGGGTGCGGGCGATCCCAACGAATGGGCCAAGATCTATGGCGCTATCGGGCCCAAAGTCGCGGGTATCCGCCGCTTCGGCGCGGCTTCGCTGGATCTCGCCTGGGTCGCTGCCGGGCGTTACGATGGCTTCTGGGAAAGCAATCTCCAACCGTGGGATACGGCTGCCGGGTGCCTTCTCATTCGTGAAGCGGGCGGATTCGTCTCCGACTGGCGCGGACGGTCCGATCCGATTTGCGCTGCCCAGGTTCTTGCCGGCAACGATGCGCTGCATTCGCGTCTGCACAAGCTGGTTGCCGGTGCCTTGAAAAGCTGA
- the efp gene encoding elongation factor P, translating to MKISGVDIRPGNILEYEGGIWKVAKTQHTQPGKGGAFMQVEMKNLIDGRKTNVRFRSADTVERVRLDTKDFQYLYTDGDQLVFMDNDTYEQLQLPVDLLGDAAAFLQDGMEVTLELYEERPISVQLPEQVEAQIVEADAVVKGQTASSSYKPAILDNGVRVMVPPHIESGTRIIVDVYAREYVRKAD from the coding sequence ATGAAGATCAGCGGCGTGGATATCCGTCCGGGCAATATTCTCGAGTATGAAGGCGGCATCTGGAAAGTCGCCAAGACCCAGCACACCCAGCCGGGCAAGGGCGGGGCGTTCATGCAGGTCGAAATGAAGAACCTGATCGACGGCCGCAAAACCAACGTCCGCTTCCGCAGCGCAGACACGGTTGAGCGCGTCCGGCTTGACACCAAGGACTTCCAGTACCTCTACACTGACGGCGATCAGCTGGTGTTCATGGACAATGACACGTACGAGCAACTCCAGCTGCCTGTGGATCTTCTCGGCGATGCCGCCGCGTTTCTGCAGGATGGAATGGAGGTAACGCTCGAACTCTATGAGGAACGCCCGATCAGCGTCCAGCTTCCGGAACAGGTGGAAGCGCAGATCGTTGAAGCCGACGCCGTGGTGAAAGGGCAGACCGCCAGTTCCAGTTATAAGCCTGCCATTCTCGACAATGGGGTCCGGGTCATGGTCCCGCCCCACATCGAAAGCGGCACACGTATCATCGTGGACGTTTATGCTCGTGAATATGTAAGAAAGGCAGATTGA
- the thiE gene encoding thiamine phosphate synthase, producing MSDCQLYLISPLDVGGNFPERLARAIDAQLPAMPVTAFQFRVKGLDQHEAARLAEPLQAVCAARDVAFIVNDSVALAKRLGADGVHLGQGDGDVREARAALGREAQIGVTCHNSRHLAMEGGEAGADYVAFGAFFPTATKEVEHRAEPEILTWWQTLFELPCVAIGGITPENCLPLVQAGADFLAVCGAVWNGDEAAAVRAFANRAG from the coding sequence ATGTCCGATTGCCAACTCTATCTGATCTCGCCGCTTGATGTCGGCGGCAATTTCCCCGAACGGCTTGCTCGGGCGATCGATGCCCAACTTCCGGCGATGCCTGTCACCGCGTTCCAGTTTCGCGTGAAAGGCCTCGATCAGCATGAGGCCGCCCGCCTTGCGGAGCCGTTGCAGGCTGTTTGTGCGGCACGCGACGTGGCGTTCATCGTCAATGACTCGGTTGCGCTGGCCAAACGCCTGGGCGCGGACGGGGTGCACCTGGGGCAGGGAGATGGCGATGTGCGCGAAGCCCGCGCCGCACTGGGGCGTGAGGCGCAGATCGGAGTGACTTGCCACAACAGCCGCCACCTGGCGATGGAAGGCGGCGAGGCGGGGGCGGATTACGTTGCTTTCGGAGCGTTTTTCCCGACCGCGACCAAGGAAGTCGAACATCGCGCCGAACCGGAAATTCTGACCTGGTGGCAGACGCTGTTCGAATTGCCTTGCGTCGCTATTGGTGGAATCACCCCTGAAAATTGCCTTCCGCTGGTGCAGGCGGGGGCGGATTTCCTCGCAGTGTGCGGCGCGGTCTGGAATGGCGATGAAGCAGCTGCGGTGCGCGCCTTTGCCAACCGGGCAGGCTGA
- a CDS encoding fructose bisphosphate aldolase yields MQHQDMVKKIGDGNGFIAALDQSGGSTPKALKGYGIEENAYSNDDEMFALIHQMRSRIISSPAFTGDKVIGAILFEKTMDGTVDGKQTPTALIEKGVVPFIKIDKGLEDEANGVQLMKPMPELDALLTKAKGLGVFGTKERSVINSANREGIAAVVAQQFEVGKQVLAHGMMPMIEPEVNIKSDTRAECDQILLEEILKNLDALPDGTQVMLKLSLPVKAGLFDPLVDHPKVLRVVALSGGYKRPEACAELAKNRGIVASFSRALLEDLRAQMSDDEFNASLASAIDEIYQGSTKKVAVAA; encoded by the coding sequence ATGCAGCATCAGGACATGGTGAAGAAGATTGGCGACGGCAACGGCTTTATCGCGGCCCTCGACCAGAGCGGCGGTTCGACGCCAAAAGCGCTGAAGGGCTACGGCATCGAGGAAAACGCCTATTCCAACGACGACGAGATGTTTGCGCTGATTCACCAGATGCGCAGCCGCATCATCAGTTCGCCGGCTTTCACGGGCGACAAGGTGATCGGTGCGATCCTGTTCGAAAAGACGATGGACGGCACCGTTGACGGCAAGCAGACCCCGACCGCGCTGATCGAAAAGGGCGTGGTGCCTTTCATCAAGATCGACAAGGGCCTCGAAGACGAAGCCAACGGCGTCCAGTTGATGAAGCCGATGCCCGAACTCGACGCGCTGCTGACCAAAGCGAAGGGTCTTGGCGTGTTCGGCACCAAGGAACGTTCGGTCATCAATTCGGCCAATCGCGAAGGCATTGCCGCAGTCGTTGCGCAGCAGTTCGAAGTGGGCAAGCAAGTGCTCGCCCATGGCATGATGCCGATGATCGAGCCTGAAGTGAACATCAAGAGCGACACCCGCGCCGAATGCGACCAGATTCTGCTCGAGGAAATTCTCAAGAATCTCGATGCACTGCCGGATGGCACGCAAGTGATGCTCAAGCTCAGCCTGCCGGTGAAGGCGGGCCTGTTCGATCCGCTGGTCGACCATCCCAAAGTGCTGCGCGTTGTGGCGCTCTCGGGCGGTTACAAGCGCCCTGAAGCTTGCGCGGAACTGGCCAAGAACCGGGGCATCGTCGCCAGCTTCAGCCGTGCGCTGCTGGAAGACCTGCGCGCGCAGATGAGCGATGACGAATTCAACGCTTCGCTCGCCAGCGCAATCGACGAAATCTACCAGGGTTCCACCAAGAAGGTCGCTGTCGCGGCCTGA
- a CDS encoding VOC family protein, with the protein MIRLAAIDHVVFRVRDMVRMVAFYEDVLGARIERRVDDIGLVQLRAGSALVDLVDCAAPLGREGGPPPAATGGNVDHVCFRAEPWDEPALLAHLAAHGCGDLEVARRYGAEGFGPSIYIFDPEGNRIELKGPPETGCAEE; encoded by the coding sequence ATGATCCGGCTGGCCGCCATCGATCATGTCGTGTTTCGCGTGCGGGACATGGTGAGGATGGTGGCCTTTTACGAGGATGTTCTCGGCGCACGGATCGAGCGGAGAGTGGACGATATAGGGCTGGTCCAGTTGCGTGCTGGATCGGCGCTCGTCGATCTGGTCGATTGCGCCGCGCCGCTGGGCAGGGAGGGCGGCCCGCCGCCTGCCGCCACCGGGGGCAATGTCGATCACGTCTGCTTTCGGGCCGAACCTTGGGATGAGCCGGCGCTTCTTGCCCATCTTGCCGCGCACGGTTGTGGCGATCTGGAGGTGGCGCGGCGCTATGGCGCGGAAGGTTTCGGGCCGAGCATTTACATTTTCGATCCTGAAGGCAACCGGATCGAGTTGAAAGGACCGCCCGAGACGGGCTGTGCAGAGGAATAG
- a CDS encoding phosphoglycerate kinase, giving the protein MTAFKTLDDLGDITGKVALVRVDLNLPMQDGHVTDTTRVKASAPTILELADRGAKVLLLAHFGRPKGERNSTMSLSLVQGAVENVLGREVMFIPEVAGDVAKQAIGILRAGDIGLLENTRFWKGEEKNDSEFAQAIAANADIYVNDAFSAAHRAHATTEGLAQILPAYAGRAMQAELEALDKALGSPEKPVAAVVGGAKVSTKLAVLEHLVGQVDHLIIGGGMANTFLAARGVDVGKSLCEHDLAATAEKIMDAADKAGCTVHLPYDVVVAKEFAANPPSMRTCNVHEVAADEMILDVGPQAVEALGDVLKTCRTLVWNGPMGAFETQPFDAATVALARTAAALTKESSLVSVAGGGDTVAALNHAGVAQDFTYISTAGGAFLEWMEGRELPGVAALEK; this is encoded by the coding sequence ATGACGGCTTTCAAGACCCTCGACGATCTCGGCGACATCACCGGCAAGGTCGCGCTCGTTCGCGTCGATCTCAATCTGCCGATGCAGGACGGCCATGTTACCGATACCACCCGCGTCAAGGCTTCGGCGCCGACGATTCTCGAACTGGCGGATCGCGGAGCCAAGGTTCTCCTTCTGGCCCATTTCGGCCGCCCGAAGGGGGAGCGCAATTCGACCATGTCGCTCAGCCTGGTGCAGGGCGCGGTGGAAAACGTGCTTGGCCGCGAAGTGATGTTCATTCCCGAAGTGGCGGGCGATGTGGCCAAGCAGGCCATCGGCATCCTGCGCGCGGGCGATATCGGCCTGCTGGAAAACACCCGCTTCTGGAAGGGCGAGGAAAAGAACGATTCCGAATTCGCGCAGGCGATTGCTGCCAATGCGGATATCTACGTCAACGACGCCTTTTCCGCCGCGCACCGTGCGCATGCGACGACCGAGGGGCTGGCGCAGATCTTACCTGCCTATGCCGGCCGGGCGATGCAGGCGGAACTCGAAGCGCTCGACAAGGCGTTGGGCAGTCCGGAAAAGCCGGTGGCGGCGGTTGTCGGCGGGGCCAAGGTTTCGACCAAGCTGGCGGTGCTCGAACATCTCGTCGGGCAGGTCGATCACCTGATTATCGGCGGCGGCATGGCCAACACATTCCTGGCCGCGCGCGGCGTGGATGTGGGCAAATCGCTGTGTGAACACGACCTCGCGGCAACTGCCGAAAAGATCATGGATGCGGCGGACAAGGCGGGTTGCACCGTGCATCTGCCCTATGACGTGGTGGTGGCGAAGGAATTCGCGGCCAATCCGCCATCGATGCGCACCTGCAACGTGCATGAAGTGGCCGCCGATGAAATGATTCTCGACGTCGGTCCGCAAGCGGTCGAAGCGCTGGGCGATGTGCTCAAGACCTGCCGCACGCTGGTGTGGAACGGGCCGATGGGGGCGTTCGAAACGCAACCTTTCGATGCCGCCACGGTCGCGCTGGCGCGCACGGCCGCTGCGCTGACCAAGGAAAGCTCGCTGGTTTCCGTGGCGGGAGGTGGCGATACCGTGGCCGCTTTGAACCATGCCGGTGTGGCGCAGGATTTCACGTACATCTCCACCGCAGGCGGGGCCTTCCTCGAATGGATGGAAGGCCGTGAACTGCCTGGCGTCGCCGCGCTGGAAAAATGA
- the gap gene encoding type I glyceraldehyde-3-phosphate dehydrogenase, with translation MATKVAINGFGRIGRNVARAILERTDHDLELVSINDLADAKANALLFKRDSVHGPFSGSVEVDGNDLIINGKRIQVTAERDPAKLPHAANGIDIALECTGFFTNRKGGQAHLDAGAKRVLISAPGKEVDLTVVYGVNHDKLTADHLIVSNASCTTNCLAPFAKVLNEAIGIERGLMTTIHAYTNDQKILDQIHDDPRRARAAAMSMIPTTTGAARAVGEVLPELKGKLDGSAIRVPTPNVSVVDLTFTPKRDTTVEEVNALLKAAADGPLKGVLGFTDEPLVSIDFNHDAHSSTIDSLETAVLDGKLVRVLSWYDNEWGFSNRMVDTAGVMGKLI, from the coding sequence ATGGCGACGAAGGTTGCGATCAACGGTTTCGGACGTATCGGGCGCAATGTCGCTCGTGCTATTCTGGAACGCACCGACCACGATCTGGAACTGGTTTCGATCAACGATCTGGCTGATGCCAAGGCCAATGCGCTGCTGTTCAAGCGCGACAGCGTCCATGGGCCGTTCAGCGGTTCGGTCGAAGTCGACGGCAACGATCTGATCATCAACGGCAAGCGCATCCAGGTCACTGCCGAGCGCGATCCGGCCAAGCTGCCGCACGCGGCCAACGGCATCGACATCGCGCTGGAATGCACCGGTTTCTTCACCAACCGCAAGGGCGGCCAGGCGCACCTCGATGCCGGCGCTAAGCGCGTGCTGATTTCGGCTCCGGGCAAGGAAGTCGATCTGACGGTGGTCTATGGCGTCAACCATGACAAGCTGACCGCCGATCACCTGATCGTTTCCAATGCATCGTGCACCACCAACTGCCTCGCGCCCTTCGCCAAGGTTCTGAACGAAGCCATCGGCATCGAACGCGGCCTGATGACCACGATCCACGCGTACACCAACGACCAGAAGATCCTCGACCAGATCCACGACGATCCGCGCCGCGCCCGTGCAGCCGCGATGTCGATGATCCCGACCACCACCGGCGCCGCCCGCGCCGTGGGTGAAGTGCTGCCCGAACTGAAGGGCAAGCTGGACGGTTCGGCGATCCGCGTGCCGACTCCGAACGTCTCGGTCGTCGACCTGACTTTCACGCCGAAGCGTGACACGACGGTGGAAGAAGTGAACGCGCTGCTCAAGGCTGCTGCCGATGGCCCGCTCAAGGGCGTCCTCGGCTTCACCGACGAGCCGCTGGTTTCGATCGACTTCAACCACGATGCGCACAGCTCGACCATCGACAGCCTCGAAACCGCGGTTCTCGATGGCAAGCTGGTTCGGGTGCTGAGCTGGTACGACAACGAATGGGGCTTTTCCAACCGCATGGTCGATACGGCCGGCGTGATGGGCAAGCTGATCTAA